TTGCCAGACGAGATAGTTGCAGTAGGTATACCCCAACTGCTTCATATATGCCCTGCAGTCTTCCGTGAATTTTGAAGTGACCCAGACGAACAGCATTTGATTAGGGGATGAACCAATTTCCAGGCAATCCCGTATGAAATAAAATGCCTTCATCGCTTTTAACGTTTTCGGCGGGAGGTTGTCCATCATCCAGCGTTGTGATCGCTGGTAATTACGATACTGTCGCCATGGCGGGCAGATCATGTAAACTTCATAATTCATTGCTTCAGGTATTTGGCGTTGGTCAATACATCATTAGCTATCCTGACATCCTGGTTCTGCCATTCCGCCCAGGGATTCAATGACCGAAATATACCGTTGATCTTCGCCCAGTACATGCTTCTGTCCATCCCGTAAGCGATACCGCGAAGGATGCGCATTTCATCGGCGATATGGTTCAGCATCCTGCCGCGTTCACCGGAATCCATGAGGTTTTTACCACCCTTGAGCACGAAGGCAGTCACATCGGCTGATAAAGTCGCTGCCCTTGTCTCGAAATCGCGTGCGCCCTGTTCAGCAAAAAGCAATAATACCGGGTCGGATTTGGCCAGGGTGACCGAGGCCTCTACATCGTTGATAATGTCGGTGCCGCATTCCGCGATCTCTTTGATCGTGGTGAGGTTATTAATCACGGAGGCAACCTGGCTCAGGCCCTGGTAGATCTTATTTTGCAGGTCATTTACGATGACCAGCTGGCCACTGACGGCGAGCTGGCCTTTCTGGATCAGGTCAAGCTTATTATTGGTGGTATTCAACTGGCCGTTGATCACTCCGGCGTTAACGGCGATCGCGGCGGAAACTGCCGGGTCAACGGTCAGGGTTTGTGCGCGGGAATTGTCAATATTAAAAAATAGCAGTAGCCCTAAAATTGAAAGTTTAAAAATGCTGGTTTTCATGATTGGTGATTTTGATTAACCTGTGAAATAAAAGCAGGTAAAGATTTACCGCTGTCTTTAAAATTCCGGATAAAGGCATCGAGCCCTTCAGGATAGGAACCGAAGCGATTGGTATAGCTTTCTACCGCTGATTTCTCCGGTTTTTCTGTTGTATAAGTAAGGTACTGCGGTAAGGACACTTCTACACCGTAAACTTCCCCAACGGCACCGCGCCGGATATACACTTCTTTGAAGCGGCCGCGATTGTCCGTGTTATCCAGTTGGTTGATCGTAAATATTTTGCGGCGCTCAGTCTCATTTATAGATAATAAGGCTGCGATATCATTATAATTGTCTTTGAATTTAGTTTGGTCGAGCAGGCAAATCGTGTCTGAGTTATTAATGATGCTGTCCTTAACCACTGCGTTGCCGATGATGTCGCCAAGTTCCTGCGTAACGACTATCGCCTCGCCCCAAAACTTCCTGAC
This region of Mucilaginibacter inviolabilis genomic DNA includes:
- a CDS encoding MT-A70 family methyltransferase, which translates into the protein MNYEVYMICPPWRQYRNYQRSQRWMMDNLPPKTLKAMKAFYFIRDCLEIGSSPNQMLFVWVTSKFTEDCRAYMKQLGYTYCNYLVWQRPQWKKGTTKMVFEYLMVFYKGRLSSPVVPFPEALASPFTAKVKNKNEKPADAYVLIESMFPMSNKLQILGLTTRPGWDLFRHNGKK